A stretch of Metabacillus sp. FJAT-52054 DNA encodes these proteins:
- a CDS encoding MgtC/SapB family protein: MGEVLHVDVLMKLSFSAIAGIIIGLERELKGKPLGLKTCLIISVTACLLTLVSYESAFMYAEAYSRPMDPGRIPSYVISGIGFLGAGVILRRHNEVISGLTTAALVFASAAIGITIGAGFYMEALAGVAFIFSGVRILPFLLEKFVIRRLGEKEFKVKISISKDTNLTKLLHELEALKLGIKRIRIKEEKEAIMIYCVVVSEKIDSPAEIFYEIRKPAGVFRVDVENME, from the coding sequence ATGGGGGAGGTCCTGCATGTTGATGTCCTGATGAAGCTGAGCTTTTCGGCCATTGCAGGCATCATAATTGGATTGGAAAGAGAATTAAAGGGGAAACCCCTGGGCTTGAAAACATGCTTGATTATTTCAGTAACAGCTTGCCTGCTAACACTTGTTTCATACGAGTCTGCTTTTATGTATGCAGAAGCCTATTCCCGTCCAATGGATCCTGGCCGAATTCCCTCGTACGTGATTAGCGGCATTGGTTTTTTGGGAGCAGGTGTCATTCTGAGAAGACACAACGAGGTTATCTCCGGGCTTACAACTGCTGCGCTCGTATTTGCCTCAGCTGCAATCGGAATTACCATAGGAGCGGGTTTTTACATGGAAGCCCTTGCTGGAGTTGCTTTCATTTTTTCTGGTGTAAGAATCCTTCCTTTTCTGCTGGAGAAGTTTGTGATTAGACGCTTGGGAGAAAAAGAATTCAAAGTGAAAATTTCTATTTCAAAAGACACCAACCTTACGAAGCTGCTTCATGAATTAGAGGCTCTGAAGCTTGGCATTAAACGGATCAGAATTAAGGAAGAAAAAGAAGCAATCATGATTTATTGCGTAGTCGTTTCCGAAAAAATAGACAGCCCTGCAGAAATCTTTTATGAAATCAGGAAACCAGCGGGCGTTTTTAGGGTGGATGTAGAGAATATGGAATAG
- a CDS encoding DUF6526 family protein translates to METQNYKNHTRMHPLYHYVLTVLLLGMLISAVIHAVNAMSSGENVFQAFIILLTAASVVIIGVLVRTYTLKAQDRAIRAEENLRHYVLTGKLLNPSLTVKQAVALRFASDKELPALSEKAAAENLKPDDIKKLILDWRADHYRI, encoded by the coding sequence ATGGAGACCCAAAATTACAAAAACCACACACGGATGCACCCGCTTTATCATTATGTTCTAACCGTACTGCTTCTCGGTATGCTGATCTCAGCAGTTATTCATGCAGTCAATGCGATGAGCAGCGGGGAAAATGTGTTCCAGGCCTTTATCATACTGCTTACTGCAGCAAGTGTTGTCATCATTGGTGTGCTCGTGCGGACGTACACGTTAAAAGCACAGGACCGAGCTATACGTGCGGAAGAAAACCTGCGCCACTATGTTCTAACAGGAAAATTGCTGAATCCCTCGCTGACTGTGAAACAAGCCGTCGCTTTAAGGTTTGCATCTGACAAAGAGCTGCCAGCCTTAAGTGAAAAAGCAGCGGCAGAGAACTTAAAGCCTGATGATATTAAGAAGCTTATTCTGGACTGGAGAGCGGATCACTATAGGATATGA
- a CDS encoding VOC family protein: MIQKIGQIMLYVNNQDEVVKFWTEKAGFQVISDEDNGQGMRWIEIAPANDSETTIVLHNKEFIAKMSPELNLGTPSLLFFTDNLDQLYTDLSSKHVTVGELVEMPSGRVFNFADCEGNYFAVMEKK, encoded by the coding sequence ATGATTCAAAAAATTGGACAAATCATGCTGTATGTAAACAACCAGGATGAGGTTGTGAAATTTTGGACGGAAAAAGCAGGCTTCCAGGTCATTTCTGATGAAGATAACGGTCAGGGAATGAGATGGATTGAAATTGCTCCAGCCAATGATTCAGAAACCACAATCGTTCTCCACAACAAAGAATTCATTGCAAAAATGTCGCCTGAATTAAATTTAGGGACACCGTCCTTATTATTTTTCACTGACAACTTGGATCAATTATATACGGATTTATCCAGCAAACACGTGACAGTTGGCGAGTTAGTGGAAATGCCATCTGGCCGGGTCTTTAATTTTGCAGACTGTGAAGGGAATTATTTCGCTGTAATGGAAAAGAAGTAA
- the smpB gene encoding SsrA-binding protein SmpB has translation MPKGTGKVLAQNKKANHDYFIEETYEAGIVLQGTEIKAIRAGRVNLKDAFARIQAGELYVHNMHVSPYEQGNRYNHDPLRTRKLLLHKSEISKLIGLTKEDGYALVPLKIYLKNGFAKVLVGLGKGKKKYDKREDLKKKEAKRDIERAFRDRQKD, from the coding sequence ATGCCAAAAGGAACAGGAAAAGTGCTGGCTCAGAATAAAAAGGCCAACCATGATTATTTTATAGAAGAAACCTATGAAGCGGGTATTGTGCTTCAAGGTACGGAGATTAAAGCAATCCGTGCAGGGAGAGTCAACTTAAAAGATGCCTTTGCCAGAATTCAAGCAGGGGAACTATACGTCCACAACATGCACGTAAGTCCGTATGAACAGGGAAACCGCTACAATCATGACCCACTTAGAACGAGGAAGCTCCTGCTCCATAAAAGCGAGATCAGCAAACTGATTGGCCTTACAAAAGAAGACGGCTATGCGCTCGTTCCATTGAAAATTTATTTGAAAAATGGCTTCGCAAAGGTTTTAGTCGGACTCGGAAAAGGGAAAAAGAAATATGATAAGCGGGAAGATTTGAAAAAGAAAGAAGCGAAACGCGATATCGAGCGTGCCTTCCGCGACCGCCAAAAAGACTAA
- the rnr gene encoding ribonuclease R produces MNQDIQKHVDRLLSFMRDEAYKPLTIQELEDAFGVGEADVFRDFVKALVHMEEQGLVVRTRSNRYGLPEKMNLVKAKLSGHAKGFAFAVTEDPADDDIFIPPNELGNAMHGDTVLVRVSSNSSGARKEGTIIRILDRGMKEVVGTYTESRNFGFVIADDKKIANDIFIPRDASNGAVEGHKVVVKITTYPEGRMSAEGEVIQILGHKNDPGVDILSVIHKHGLPGGFSPDVLKQANDVPDEIDEADYKGRRDLRNETIVTIDGADAKDLDDAVTVTKLENGHYKLGVHIADVSHYVTEDSPIDVEALDRGTSVYLVDRVIPMIPHRLSNGLCSLNPKVDRLTLSCDMEVDENGDVVHHEIFQSVIKTTERMTYSDVNSILDGDEKVREKYEPLVPMFEKMAELAQVLRNKRMNRGAIDFDFKEAKVLVDKEGKPYDVELRERGAAERLIEEFMLLANETVAEHFHWMKVPFIYRIHEDPNEGKLQRFLEFITNFGYSVKGTGNEIHPRALQQILEEVKGQPEEMVVSTVMLRSMKQAKYDPESLGHFGLSTEFYTHFTSPIRRYPDLIVHRLIRTYLIEGKTGEDTKQKWAEKLPVIAEQASNMERRAVEAERETDDLKKSEYMLDKIGEEYDGIISSVTNFGMFIELPNTIEGLVHVSYMTDDYYRYDERTYAMIGERTANVYRIGDEITVRVVNVNKDERAIDFEIVGMKGTRRRPVKDAPKSISAGQGRKKTTKERGSGPRERSGSAEDGWSTRGPKKKKKKTFDNAPKAKRKKKKR; encoded by the coding sequence TTGAACCAGGATATACAAAAACACGTTGACCGCCTGCTTTCATTTATGCGGGATGAAGCATACAAACCGCTTACAATCCAGGAGCTTGAGGATGCATTTGGAGTAGGGGAAGCGGATGTTTTCAGAGATTTTGTCAAAGCTCTTGTCCATATGGAAGAGCAGGGCCTTGTAGTCCGTACAAGAAGCAATCGGTACGGTCTGCCTGAAAAGATGAACCTAGTGAAGGCCAAATTGTCAGGACATGCGAAGGGGTTTGCCTTTGCCGTAACGGAAGACCCGGCAGATGATGATATTTTCATCCCGCCGAATGAACTTGGAAATGCGATGCACGGCGATACGGTGCTTGTGCGCGTGAGCTCCAATTCATCAGGCGCCAGAAAAGAAGGTACAATTATCCGTATTTTAGACCGCGGAATGAAAGAGGTCGTTGGGACCTATACGGAGAGCAGAAATTTTGGTTTTGTGATTGCGGATGATAAAAAGATTGCTAACGATATTTTTATTCCAAGAGATGCTTCAAACGGAGCTGTAGAGGGCCATAAAGTAGTCGTCAAGATTACTACGTACCCAGAGGGACGGATGAGTGCTGAAGGAGAAGTTATCCAAATTCTCGGGCACAAAAATGATCCTGGAGTCGATATTCTTTCCGTCATTCATAAGCACGGACTTCCTGGAGGCTTCTCACCGGATGTTCTTAAGCAGGCGAATGATGTTCCCGATGAAATTGATGAAGCAGACTACAAGGGCCGCCGAGACCTTAGAAACGAAACCATCGTTACGATAGATGGTGCAGATGCAAAAGATTTGGATGATGCGGTAACGGTGACGAAGCTTGAAAACGGCCACTACAAATTAGGTGTTCATATTGCCGATGTCAGCCATTATGTGACAGAGGATTCACCAATTGATGTTGAGGCGCTGGATCGCGGAACGAGTGTTTACTTAGTTGACCGGGTTATTCCGATGATTCCTCACCGTCTTTCCAATGGACTTTGCTCCCTGAATCCAAAAGTAGACAGGCTCACTCTTTCATGTGATATGGAAGTGGATGAAAACGGTGACGTCGTTCATCATGAAATTTTCCAAAGTGTTATTAAAACGACGGAACGAATGACATACAGCGACGTAAACAGCATTCTTGATGGGGACGAAAAGGTCCGCGAAAAGTATGAACCGCTTGTGCCCATGTTTGAAAAAATGGCCGAGCTTGCTCAAGTGCTAAGAAATAAGCGTATGAATCGCGGCGCCATTGATTTTGATTTTAAAGAGGCAAAGGTTCTCGTAGATAAGGAAGGAAAGCCTTACGATGTCGAGCTTCGCGAACGCGGTGCTGCTGAACGCCTTATTGAAGAGTTTATGCTTCTTGCCAATGAAACGGTAGCTGAGCATTTCCACTGGATGAAGGTCCCTTTCATATACCGTATTCATGAGGATCCCAATGAAGGCAAGCTGCAGCGTTTCCTGGAATTCATCACGAATTTTGGCTACAGTGTGAAGGGTACCGGAAACGAAATTCATCCGCGCGCTCTTCAGCAGATTCTTGAAGAAGTGAAGGGGCAGCCTGAAGAGATGGTTGTTTCAACCGTTATGCTTCGATCAATGAAGCAGGCAAAGTATGATCCTGAGAGCCTTGGCCACTTCGGATTGTCCACTGAGTTTTATACTCATTTCACTTCACCGATTCGCCGTTACCCGGATTTAATCGTTCATCGTTTAATCCGTACGTATTTAATTGAAGGCAAGACGGGAGAAGATACGAAGCAAAAATGGGCGGAAAAGCTTCCGGTTATTGCTGAGCAGGCTTCCAATATGGAACGCAGGGCTGTAGAGGCTGAGCGTGAAACCGATGACCTGAAAAAATCGGAATACATGCTTGATAAAATTGGCGAAGAGTACGATGGAATTATCAGCTCCGTAACAAACTTTGGAATGTTTATAGAGCTGCCGAACACCATCGAAGGACTTGTTCATGTCAGCTACATGACCGATGACTATTACCGCTATGATGAACGCACTTATGCGATGATCGGCGAACGTACAGCCAACGTTTATCGCATCGGGGATGAAATAACCGTCCGCGTAGTAAACGTGAATAAAGATGAGCGTGCCATTGACTTCGAAATTGTCGGCATGAAGGGGACGAGAAGACGTCCAGTGAAGGATGCTCCTAAATCCATCAGCGCCGGACAGGGACGCAAAAAAACAACGAAAGAAAGAGGCTCCGGCCCCCGTGAAAGAAGCGGTTCAGCAGAAGATGGCTGGTCAACCCGGGGACCGAAGAAGAAAAAGAAAAAAACGTTCGATAATGCGCCAAAGGCAAAGCGGAAGAAAAAGAAGCGGTAA
- a CDS encoding carboxylesterase has product MRKVMPKPFFFEGGEKAVLLLHGFTGNTADVRMLGRYLNERGYTCHAPQYKGHGVPPEELVHTGPEDWWKDVMEGYEFLKEKGYEEIAVGGLSLGGVFSLKLGYTVPVKGIVTMCAPMYIKSEEVMYQGVLEYARNYKKFEEKKPDQIEEEMKEFEKTPMGTLKGLQELIADVRKNVDMIYSPTFVVQARHDHMINTDSANIIHDEVESDVKQLKWYENSGHVITLDKEKDQVHQDVYEFLEKLDW; this is encoded by the coding sequence ATGAGAAAAGTGATGCCTAAGCCTTTTTTCTTTGAAGGCGGAGAAAAAGCAGTATTGCTTCTGCATGGGTTTACAGGAAACACGGCAGATGTGCGGATGCTTGGAAGATACTTGAATGAGCGGGGCTATACGTGCCATGCTCCTCAATATAAAGGCCATGGCGTACCGCCGGAAGAGCTAGTTCATACAGGACCGGAAGACTGGTGGAAGGACGTTATGGAAGGGTATGAATTTCTAAAGGAAAAGGGCTATGAAGAAATTGCGGTCGGAGGGTTATCGCTAGGCGGGGTATTTTCCTTGAAACTGGGTTACACTGTACCAGTAAAGGGTATCGTGACCATGTGTGCACCGATGTACATAAAGAGTGAGGAAGTTATGTATCAAGGTGTTTTGGAGTATGCACGCAACTATAAAAAATTCGAAGAGAAAAAGCCTGATCAAATAGAAGAAGAAATGAAAGAGTTCGAGAAAACTCCTATGGGAACCTTAAAAGGCCTGCAGGAGCTGATTGCAGATGTACGTAAGAACGTCGATATGATTTATTCGCCGACCTTCGTTGTTCAGGCACGCCATGATCACATGATTAATACAGATAGTGCAAACATTATTCATGATGAAGTGGAATCGGATGTAAAGCAGCTGAAGTGGTATGAAAATTCCGGCCACGTTATTACCCTTGATAAAGAAAAAGACCAGGTCCACCAGGATGTTTATGAGTTCCTGGAAAAGCTGGACTGGTAA
- the secG gene encoding preprotein translocase subunit SecG: MHTLLIVLLIITCLALITVVLLQSSKSTGLSGAISGGAEQLFGKQKARGLDLILHRITVVLSVVFFVLTIAISYFNL; this comes from the coding sequence ATGCATACCTTGTTAATTGTTCTGTTGATTATTACATGCCTTGCACTTATTACAGTAGTATTATTGCAATCCAGTAAAAGCACTGGTTTATCCGGAGCGATCTCAGGCGGAGCGGAGCAGCTTTTCGGAAAGCAAAAAGCCCGCGGTCTTGACTTGATTCTTCACCGGATTACTGTGGTTTTATCTGTAGTTTTCTTTGTTCTTACCATTGCAATTTCCTACTTTAACCTATAA
- the eno gene encoding phosphopyruvate hydratase produces MPAIVDVYAREVLDSRGNPTVEVEVYTESGAFGRALVPSGASTGEHEAVELRDGDKDRYLGKGVLQAVENVNNVIAEEIIGLDVTDQVGIDTIMIELDGTENKGKLGANAILGVSMAVAHAAADFVGLPLYRYLGGFNAKQLPTPMMNIINGGSHADNNVDFQEFMILPIGAPTFKEAIRMGAEVFHALKSVLKAKGLNTAVGDEGGFAPNLGSNREALEVIVEAITKAGYEAGKDIMLGMDVASSEFYNKETGKYDLAGEGRNGLSSAEMVDFYEQLVNEFPILSIEDGLDENDWDGHKLLTDRIGGRVQLVGDDLFVTNTKKLAQGIEQGVGNSILIKVNQIGTLTETFEAIEMAKRAGYTAVVSHRSGETEDATIADIAVATNAGQIKTGSMSRTDRIAKYNQLLRIEDELGGLAVYDGISSFYNLKK; encoded by the coding sequence ATGCCAGCTATTGTTGATGTATATGCACGTGAAGTCCTTGACTCCCGCGGAAACCCAACTGTTGAAGTAGAAGTATACACAGAATCAGGCGCTTTCGGACGCGCACTAGTACCAAGCGGTGCTTCTACAGGTGAACACGAAGCAGTAGAACTTCGTGACGGTGACAAAGACCGTTACCTTGGAAAAGGCGTTCTTCAAGCAGTAGAGAACGTAAACAACGTAATCGCTGAAGAAATCATTGGTCTAGACGTAACAGATCAAGTTGGAATCGATACAATCATGATCGAGCTTGATGGAACAGAAAACAAAGGTAAATTGGGCGCTAATGCAATCCTTGGAGTATCCATGGCTGTTGCTCATGCAGCTGCTGACTTCGTTGGTCTTCCGCTTTACCGTTACCTTGGCGGATTCAATGCGAAACAGCTTCCAACTCCAATGATGAACATCATCAACGGCGGATCTCATGCTGATAACAACGTAGACTTCCAGGAGTTCATGATCCTTCCTATCGGAGCACCTACGTTCAAAGAAGCAATCCGTATGGGAGCAGAAGTATTCCACGCTCTTAAATCTGTTCTTAAAGCAAAAGGCCTTAACACAGCTGTTGGTGACGAAGGCGGATTCGCTCCGAACCTTGGTTCTAACCGTGAAGCACTTGAAGTAATCGTTGAAGCAATCACGAAAGCTGGCTACGAAGCTGGCAAAGACATCATGCTTGGCATGGACGTTGCTTCTTCTGAGTTCTACAACAAAGAAACTGGCAAATACGATCTTGCAGGCGAAGGCCGCAACGGATTGTCTTCAGCTGAAATGGTTGATTTCTACGAGCAGCTAGTTAACGAATTCCCAATCCTTTCCATTGAAGATGGACTTGACGAGAACGACTGGGATGGACACAAGCTTCTTACTGACCGTATCGGCGGAAGAGTACAATTGGTTGGAGACGACCTATTCGTAACAAACACGAAAAAGCTTGCTCAAGGAATCGAGCAAGGTGTAGGAAACTCCATCCTGATCAAAGTTAACCAAATCGGTACGCTTACAGAAACATTTGAAGCAATCGAAATGGCAAAACGTGCTGGCTACACAGCTGTTGTATCCCACCGTTCAGGTGAAACAGAAGATGCTACAATCGCTGACATCGCTGTTGCAACAAACGCTGGCCAAATCAAAACAGGTTCTATGAGCCGTACAGACCGTATCGCAAAATACAACCAGCTTCTTCGCATCGAAGACGAGCTTGGCGGTCTAGCAGTATACGATGGTATCAGCTCTTTCTACAACCTTAAGAAATAA
- the gpmI gene encoding 2,3-bisphosphoglycerate-independent phosphoglycerate mutase, with amino-acid sequence MSKKPVALIILDGFGLRSETEGNAVAQAKKPNFDRYWEQYPHSTLTASGEAVGLPEGQMGNSEVGHLNIGAGRIVYQSLTRVNVAIREGEFEKNQTFLDAMDHAKKNGTALHLAGLLSDGGVHSHIEHLFALLKLAKSEGVEKVYVHGFLDGRDVGPQTAEKYIKALQEKLEEYGGELATISGRYYSMDRDKRWDRVEKAYRAMVYGDGPDYRDPLELVKDSYENGIHDEFVIPSVMTKEDGSPVGTIQDNDSVIFYNFRPDRAIQISNTFTNADFREFDRGEKAPKNLHFVSLTRFSETVKGFVAFKPVNLDNTVGEVLAQNNLRQLRIAETEKYPHVTFFMSGGREEEFEGETRILIDSPKVATYDLKPEMSAYEVADALLEQIHGDKQDAIILNFANPDMVGHSGKVEPTIKAIEAVDECLGKVVDAILEKGGTAIITADHGNADVLIAENGEPHTAHTTNPVPVIVTKKGVELREGGILGDLSPTMLDLLEVDKPAEMTGKSLIK; translated from the coding sequence ATGAGTAAGAAGCCTGTAGCTTTAATTATCCTGGACGGTTTCGGCCTTCGCAGTGAAACAGAAGGAAATGCTGTTGCGCAAGCGAAGAAACCGAACTTCGACCGTTACTGGGAGCAATACCCGCATTCAACTCTTACGGCAAGCGGTGAAGCAGTAGGTCTTCCGGAAGGCCAAATGGGGAACTCTGAAGTAGGACACTTGAATATCGGAGCAGGAAGAATTGTGTACCAAAGCTTAACTCGTGTAAACGTGGCAATCCGCGAAGGCGAGTTCGAAAAGAACCAAACCTTCCTTGATGCAATGGACCATGCTAAGAAAAATGGGACTGCCCTTCATCTTGCAGGTCTTCTGTCAGACGGCGGAGTGCACAGCCATATTGAACATTTGTTTGCTCTTCTTAAGCTTGCAAAATCTGAAGGCGTTGAAAAAGTATACGTTCACGGCTTCCTTGATGGACGAGACGTCGGCCCTCAAACAGCTGAAAAGTATATTAAAGCCCTTCAGGAAAAACTTGAAGAGTACGGCGGCGAGCTTGCTACTATTTCTGGACGCTATTATTCCATGGACCGCGACAAACGCTGGGACCGTGTGGAAAAAGCGTACCGTGCAATGGTTTACGGCGATGGCCCTGACTACCGTGACCCGCTCGAGCTTGTAAAAGACTCGTACGAAAACGGGATCCACGATGAGTTCGTTATTCCTTCTGTCATGACGAAGGAAGACGGTTCACCGGTTGGAACGATTCAGGACAACGACAGTGTCATTTTCTACAACTTCCGTCCTGACCGTGCGATTCAAATTTCCAATACGTTTACGAATGCTGACTTCAGAGAATTTGACCGCGGTGAAAAAGCGCCTAAGAATCTTCACTTTGTCAGCCTGACTCGCTTCAGTGAGACAGTTAAAGGATTCGTAGCATTCAAGCCAGTAAACTTGGATAATACTGTCGGTGAAGTACTTGCTCAAAACAACCTAAGACAGCTTAGAATTGCCGAAACTGAAAAATATCCTCACGTTACGTTCTTCATGAGCGGCGGACGTGAAGAGGAATTTGAAGGCGAAACGCGTATACTAATTGACTCGCCTAAGGTTGCAACCTATGACCTGAAACCAGAGATGAGTGCGTACGAAGTCGCAGATGCTTTGCTTGAGCAAATCCATGGCGATAAGCAGGATGCGATCATTCTGAACTTTGCCAACCCTGATATGGTCGGCCATTCAGGGAAAGTGGAGCCGACGATTAAAGCCATCGAAGCCGTTGATGAATGCCTTGGTAAAGTAGTCGATGCCATCCTTGAAAAAGGCGGCACCGCTATTATCACAGCAGATCATGGGAATGCAGATGTCCTGATCGCAGAAAACGGAGAGCCTCACACAGCTCACACAACAAATCCTGTACCTGTCATTGTGACAAAAAAAGGAGTGGAGCTGCGCGAAGGCGGTATTCTTGGAGACTTGTCCCCAACCATGCTTGATTTGCTTGAAGTAGACAAACCAGCAGAAATGACAGGTAAATCTTTAATAAAATAA
- the tpiA gene encoding triose-phosphate isomerase, translating into MRKPIIAGNWKMNKTMAEAKSFAEEVKSLVPSSEQVDAVVCSPALFLDRLVEIAKGTELKIGAQNMHSEENGAFTGEVSPVALKDLGVEYVILGHSERREMFAETDETVNQKTLAAFKHGLIPIVCCGETLEERESGKTNELVGNQVKAALTGLSEDQVKQTVIAYEPIWAIGTGKSSSAEDANEVCAYIRKVVAEQFSQDAADAVRIQYGGSVKPANIKEYMAQSDIDGALVGGASLEAQSFLQLLEGGKNE; encoded by the coding sequence ATGAGAAAACCGATCATTGCAGGTAACTGGAAAATGAACAAAACAATGGCAGAAGCGAAAAGCTTTGCTGAAGAAGTAAAGAGCCTTGTTCCTTCATCTGAACAAGTAGATGCAGTGGTATGTTCACCGGCTCTATTCCTAGATCGCCTAGTGGAGATCGCAAAAGGAACGGAACTAAAAATCGGTGCGCAAAACATGCACTCTGAAGAAAATGGTGCTTTCACTGGTGAAGTAAGCCCGGTTGCACTAAAAGATCTTGGGGTTGAATATGTGATCCTTGGTCACTCTGAGCGCCGTGAAATGTTCGCTGAAACGGATGAAACAGTTAATCAAAAAACACTTGCTGCATTCAAACATGGCTTGATTCCAATCGTTTGCTGCGGAGAAACGCTTGAAGAGCGTGAATCCGGAAAAACAAACGAGCTTGTTGGAAATCAGGTTAAAGCGGCACTTACTGGTCTTTCAGAAGACCAAGTAAAACAAACCGTTATCGCATATGAGCCAATCTGGGCAATCGGAACGGGCAAATCTTCATCTGCAGAGGATGCAAACGAAGTATGTGCCTATATCCGTAAAGTGGTAGCAGAACAATTTTCACAAGATGCAGCAGATGCAGTCCGCATTCAATACGGCGGAAGTGTAAAGCCTGCGAACATTAAAGAATACATGGCTCAATCCGATATTGACGGCGCATTAGTCGGCGGAGCAAGCCTTGAAGCACAATCTTTCCTTCAATTGCTAGAGGGTGGAAAGAATGAGTAA
- a CDS encoding phosphoglycerate kinase: MNKKSVKDIEIQGKVVFCRVDFNVPMNEGKVTDDTRIRAALPTIQYMVEQGAKVLLASHLGRPKGQVVEELRLNAVAERLQELLGKNVVKTDEAHGDSVKEEIAKLDNGDVLLLENVRFYPGEEKNDAELAKAFAELADVYVNDAFGAAHRAHASTAGIAEHLPAVSGFLMEKELDVLGKALSNPERPFTAIIGGAKVKDKIGVIDHLLDKVDNLIIGGGLAYTFIKALGHGVGKSLLEEDKVDLAKSFMEKAKANGVNFYMPVDIVVGDDFSKDANTQVVSIDNIPEDWEGLDCGPKSREIYADVIKKSKLVIWNGPLGVFELEPFSHGTKAVADALAEANDTYSVIGGGDSAAAVEKFGLADKMDHISTGGGASLEFMEGKELPGVVALNDK, from the coding sequence ATGAACAAAAAATCTGTAAAAGACATCGAGATTCAAGGTAAGGTTGTATTTTGCCGTGTTGACTTCAACGTACCGATGAATGAAGGCAAAGTGACAGATGATACGCGCATACGTGCGGCTCTTCCGACCATCCAGTACATGGTAGAGCAAGGAGCGAAAGTTTTGCTTGCAAGCCATCTTGGACGTCCTAAAGGCCAGGTTGTGGAAGAACTTCGTCTAAATGCGGTTGCAGAGCGTCTTCAAGAGCTTCTTGGCAAAAACGTAGTGAAAACAGATGAAGCTCATGGCGACAGTGTGAAAGAAGAAATTGCAAAGCTTGACAACGGCGATGTGCTTCTTCTTGAAAACGTGCGTTTCTACCCTGGAGAAGAGAAAAACGATGCAGAATTGGCAAAAGCATTTGCAGAGCTTGCTGATGTTTATGTAAATGATGCATTCGGAGCTGCACACCGTGCACATGCTTCTACTGCAGGAATCGCTGAGCACCTGCCGGCTGTTTCCGGTTTCCTTATGGAAAAAGAACTGGACGTACTCGGAAAAGCACTTTCCAATCCGGAACGCCCTTTCACAGCGATCATCGGCGGAGCAAAAGTAAAAGACAAAATCGGTGTCATTGATCACCTTCTTGACAAAGTGGACAACCTGATCATCGGCGGCGGTTTGGCTTACACTTTCATTAAAGCTCTTGGACACGGTGTAGGAAAATCCCTTCTTGAAGAAGACAAAGTGGATCTGGCTAAATCCTTCATGGAAAAAGCAAAAGCAAACGGCGTAAACTTCTACATGCCAGTTGACATCGTTGTTGGAGATGATTTCTCTAAAGATGCCAACACTCAAGTTGTGTCAATTGATAACATTCCGGAAGATTGGGAAGGCCTTGATTGCGGACCTAAATCCCGTGAGATCTATGCAGACGTTATCAAGAAATCAAAGCTTGTGATCTGGAACGGACCGCTTGGAGTATTCGAACTTGAACCATTCTCCCACGGTACAAAAGCAGTGGCCGATGCTCTTGCAGAAGCAAACGATACATATTCGGTCATTGGAGGAGGAGACTCCGCAGCGGCAGTTGAGAAGTTCGGTCTTGCAGACAAAATGGATCACATCTCAACAGGCGGCGGTGCTTCCCTTGAATTCATGGAAGGCAAAGAACTTCCTGGAGTAGTGGCACTTAACGATAAATAA